CTGCTGGCGCACGGAGTCGACCTGGTCCGCCTCGACACGCTCTCCGGTGCCCCCGCGCCCATGGGCGTGACCCCGCTGCTGCTGCTCCTGCTGCCGCTGTGGCTGGTGCACCGGGCGGCCCGGGACGCCACGGACCCCGGGGACGGCGTGGGGGTGGCCGTGGGCGCGGGCCCGCGGGCGGGGGCCGGTGTGCGTCCGGGCGGGCTCCCGGACGCCGGACCGCCCCCCGTCTCCGCGCGGATCGCCTGGGCCGGGGTCGTCCTCGGGTACCTCGCCGTCGCCGCGCCCGTGGTGCTGTACGCGGCGGACGGTGTGCTGCGGCCCTCCTGGTGGTGGGCGGTGGTGTGCCTGCCGCTGGTCACCATGGGAGCGGCGGGCGCGGGCGTGTGGACGGCGTTCGGCCGGCCGGGCGGCCCGGTGGGGCGGGCGCTGCGCGTGCTGCCCCGGGAGCTGCGGGAGCTGATGGTGGAGCCGGACGCCCGCCTCGGCGCCGCGACGCGCGCCGCGGGGGCCGGCGCGGCCGTGCTGGTCGGGGGCGGGGCGCTGCTGCTCGCGGTCTCGCTGGTGTGGCACGGAGCCGCCGCCCAGGAGGCGTTCCTGCGGCTGACCGAGGGGTGGTCGGGCCGGCTCGCCGTGCTGCTCCTCTGTCTGACCCTGGTGCCGAACGCGGCGGTCTGGGGGGCGGCGTACGCCCTCGGCCCCGGGTTCGTGCTCGGCACCGGGCATGTCGTCGGCCCCCTCTCCTCCGCCCCCGCACCGCTGCTGCCGCCGTTCCCGCTGCTGGCGGCGGTGCCGGACGCGGGTCCGGGGACCCCGCTGCACTGGGCGGCCGGGGCGGTGCCGCTGGCGGCGGGGGTGGCGGTGGGCTGGTTCACGGCACGGGCCGCGACGCCGGTGGCGTCGGAGTACGAGGAGGGCGGCGGGGTGTGGTCGTGGCGGCGGACCGTCGCCGCGACCGTACTGGCCGCCGTCCTGTGCGCGACTCTCGTCGCCCTGC
This region of Streptomyces ambofaciens ATCC 23877 genomic DNA includes:
- a CDS encoding DUF6350 family protein; the protein is MAGVTQTTAHRAPLSLLHTRWRDRSPGLAAGLLGGTLAAALGLVSCAALVTLLWISSPYPDSGPGGALHVAAALWLLAHGVDLVRLDTLSGAPAPMGVTPLLLLLLPLWLVHRAARDATDPGDGVGVAVGAGPRAGAGVRPGGLPDAGPPPVSARIAWAGVVLGYLAVAAPVVLYAADGVLRPSWWWAVVCLPLVTMGAAGAGVWTAFGRPGGPVGRALRVLPRELRELMVEPDARLGAATRAAGAGAAVLVGGGALLLAVSLVWHGAAAQEAFLRLTEGWSGRLAVLLLCLTLVPNAAVWGAAYALGPGFVLGTGHVVGPLSSAPAPLLPPFPLLAAVPDAGPGTPLHWAAGAVPLAAGVAVGWFTARAATPVASEYEEGGGVWSWRRTVAATVLAAVLCATLVALLAALAGGPLGGAGLARFGPVWWQASGATLGWIAVVAVPVASGVRAWRRRGAAAGAAEEPEPESGDPCDGGGRRWGLGPVSEAWRRRGRRRASEDGDGEGKRRRRGGRR